One Mycolicibacterium goodii genomic region harbors:
- a CDS encoding serine hydrolase — protein MSDFFARASSRLAATATWSIRIIDLGSGEVLFEHDPDRVLKTASVGKVFLLAEVARRFEDKTLGPGEVVAAVPEDHVADSGILYLLRQQDFRIDDLCLLIGAVSDNMATNILLRRIGLDEVQRATGDLGFTRSGLRDRVRLNRPRDDRLTLSTGNAAELCAFVARLHAGEIHSVAVSRQVRTWLGVNTDLSMVARAFGLDPLAHIEPDAGFELWNKTGTISDARIDIGCVTAAGRTVGYAVLANWAWGEDHRDPVLHTMGYLGAEIRRYLEAAQAGSVTPVI, from the coding sequence ATGAGTGACTTCTTCGCCCGCGCATCGTCGCGGCTGGCCGCGACAGCGACCTGGTCGATCCGGATCATCGATCTGGGCAGTGGCGAGGTCTTGTTCGAACACGACCCGGACCGGGTGCTCAAGACCGCGAGCGTCGGCAAGGTCTTCCTGCTGGCCGAGGTCGCACGTCGGTTCGAGGACAAGACCCTTGGGCCGGGCGAGGTCGTCGCCGCCGTGCCCGAGGACCACGTCGCCGATTCCGGGATCCTGTACCTGCTGCGGCAGCAAGACTTCCGGATCGACGACCTGTGCCTGCTGATCGGTGCCGTGAGCGACAACATGGCCACCAACATCCTGCTGCGCCGGATCGGGCTCGATGAGGTGCAGCGCGCCACAGGTGATCTGGGGTTCACGCGCAGTGGGCTACGCGACCGGGTGCGGCTGAACCGGCCTCGCGACGATCGACTCACCCTGTCGACGGGCAACGCCGCGGAGCTGTGCGCGTTCGTGGCGCGCCTGCACGCCGGTGAGATCCACAGCGTCGCGGTGTCTCGGCAGGTGCGCACGTGGCTGGGCGTCAACACCGATCTGTCCATGGTGGCGCGCGCCTTCGGCCTTGACCCCCTGGCCCACATCGAACCCGACGCAGGATTCGAACTGTGGAACAAGACCGGCACCATCTCAGACGCGCGGATCGACATCGGATGCGTCACCGCGGCCGGACGCACGGTCGGCTACGCCGTCCTGGCGAACTGGGCGTGGGGCGAGGACCACCGGGACCCCGTGTTGCACACCATGGGATACCTGGGCGCCGAGATCCGTCGTTATCTGGAGGCAGCTCAGGCCGGTTCGGTGACGCCGGTGATCTGA
- a CDS encoding amino acid permease, whose translation MTMIAIGGAIGAGLFVGSGAVIKTAGPAAILSYVLAGVLVLCTLRMLGEMVVAKPRTGAFADYARMGIGPWAGFTLGWLYWYYYVIIIAVEAVAGANILSAWVGLPLWLMAMLLMAVLTLTNLISVRWFGEFEFWFSGIKVAAIVSFIVLGLLWVLGVWPGDTGGLSNLVAHGGFAPNGLGSIFGAVVVVIFAFGGAEIVTIAAAESAEPAKSVARATTGVIWRIILFYVGSIFLVVCLLPWNDASVLSSPYVAALDKLQIPGAGLIMNFVILTAVLSVLNSSIYTSSRMLRVLASHGDAPEWLVRTNTRGVPTRAILASTVVGWVSVILAYVAPDSLFLFLVNSCGVVAIFMYVMIGVSELRVRRAVEREDPAKLTLKMWFFPYLTVAVIVCFVLVLVAMLFDADQRVQLLASVVSLAVVLIAYVLRKRHGQVPVTTEAAEIGGGAEDAHTATTDER comes from the coding sequence ATGACCATGATCGCGATCGGTGGGGCCATCGGCGCCGGGCTCTTCGTCGGCAGCGGCGCGGTGATCAAAACCGCGGGCCCCGCGGCGATCCTGTCCTACGTCCTGGCCGGCGTGCTCGTGCTGTGCACCCTGCGGATGCTCGGCGAGATGGTCGTGGCCAAGCCGAGGACGGGTGCCTTCGCCGACTACGCCCGGATGGGCATCGGTCCGTGGGCGGGGTTCACCCTGGGGTGGCTGTACTGGTACTACTACGTGATCATCATCGCGGTGGAAGCCGTTGCGGGAGCCAACATCCTGTCTGCCTGGGTAGGTCTGCCGCTGTGGCTCATGGCCATGCTGTTGATGGCGGTGTTGACCCTGACCAACCTCATCTCGGTGCGGTGGTTCGGCGAATTCGAGTTCTGGTTCTCCGGCATCAAGGTCGCCGCCATCGTGTCCTTCATCGTCCTCGGTCTGCTCTGGGTGCTCGGGGTGTGGCCCGGCGACACCGGAGGGCTGTCGAACCTGGTGGCGCACGGAGGTTTTGCGCCCAACGGTCTCGGGTCGATCTTCGGCGCCGTGGTGGTGGTGATCTTCGCCTTCGGCGGTGCCGAGATCGTCACGATCGCCGCCGCGGAGAGCGCCGAACCGGCGAAATCGGTCGCCAGGGCCACCACCGGCGTCATCTGGCGGATCATCCTGTTCTACGTCGGATCCATCTTCCTGGTCGTGTGCCTCCTGCCGTGGAACGACGCGTCCGTGCTGTCCAGCCCGTACGTCGCTGCCTTGGACAAACTGCAGATCCCCGGCGCGGGACTCATCATGAACTTCGTCATCCTCACCGCGGTGTTGTCGGTGCTGAACTCGTCGATCTACACGTCCTCACGCATGCTGCGCGTGCTCGCATCACACGGCGACGCGCCAGAGTGGCTGGTGCGAACCAACACTCGCGGCGTCCCCACCCGCGCAATCCTGGCCAGCACCGTCGTCGGATGGGTCTCGGTGATTTTGGCCTACGTCGCACCCGACTCGCTGTTCCTGTTCCTGGTGAACTCCTGCGGCGTGGTCGCGATCTTCATGTACGTGATGATCGGCGTGTCGGAGCTGCGGGTGCGTCGGGCCGTCGAGCGTGAGGACCCGGCCAAGCTGACGCTGAAGATGTGGTTTTTCCCGTATCTCACGGTCGCGGTGATCGTGTGCTTTGTGCTGGTACTGGTGGCGATGCTGTTCGACGCCGATCAGCGGGTCCAGCTGCTGGCCAGCGTGGTGAGCCTGGCCGTGGTCCTGATCGCCTACGTCCTGCGCAAGCGCCACGGACAGGTGCCCGTCACCACTGAAGCCGCTGAGATCGGAGGTGGCGCCGAAGACGCCCACACGGCCACAACGGACGAACGGTGA